GGTGCCGCCGGTGAAGCGGATGCCGTGCTGCTCCGCGCCCACGAAGTCGGCGATGGTCAGAACCCGGTCGGCGCTGCCCGCCAGCTCGACGGACAGCGGCAGCACGCCGCCCTGCCCGACCGCGTCCAGCACCCGGTCAACCCCGCCCGGGGCGACCGCGCGCACCCGCTCGGCCAGGCCGTCGCCGTACGTCACCGGGATCGCGCCGAGCGCGCGCAGGTGGTCGTGGTTGGCCTCGCTCGCGGTGCCGATCACGGTGATCCCGCGCGCCCGGGCGAACTGCAGCAGCACGGTGCCGACCCCGCCCGCCGCGCCGTGCACCAGCAGGGTCTCACCGGGCTGTACGCCCAGGACGTCGAGGGCCCGCTCGGAGGTCTCGGCCGCCACCGGGATCGCCGCGGCCTCCTCCCAGCCGAGCGAGGCGGGCTTGCGGCCCAGCTGTTCGGCGGGCACCAGCGCCTGCTCGGCGTACGCGCCGCCCATCACGGCGCCGAACACCTCGTCGCCGGGCGCGAAACCGCTGACGCCCTGGCCGACGGCCTCCACCACGCCGGACAGCTCGTAGCCGGGCACGGCCGGGAAGGTCACCGGGAAGATGTCGACCATGGCCCCGCTGCGCACCTTGTGGTCGAGCGGGTTCACGCCCACCGCACGGACCGCCACCCGCACCTGGCCGGGACCGGGGGCGGGCAGCTCGATGTCGGCCGGGCGCAGCACGTCCAGGTCGCCGTACTCGTTGAAGGCGATCGCCTTGGTCATGGAATCTCCTTGGGGTTGGGTGGAGTTGGTACCTCCGACGGGTTCCATCCTGGCTCGGGGGCCATGACCCGGGCGCCTGTCCTTTCGGACGGTTCGACCTGTCCTAACAGCCAGGCCGGGCCGTCCACGCCCCGACTAGACTCGACGCATGGACGGGGCGGACAGTGCGGACGGTGCGGACGGTGCGGAGGGTGCGGAGGGTGGGGGCGGCGTGATCGGAACGAGGGACGCAGACAGCGCGGACGAGCGGTGGCGGCAGGCCTGGGCCCGCCCCGAGGACGCCCTGGCGCTGGCCGTGGAGGTGCTGCGCACGCCGCGGCCGGACCTCCTGCCGCGGCTCTCCCGCACGCTCGCCACCCTCGTGCCGCACGTGGCGATCGCGCAGCTCAGCGGCGTCTGCACCTTCTCCCCCACGCACTCCCACGGCCTGCCCGAGCTGGTCGACGGCATCAGCGGCCTGGAGCTGTCCCGGCTGGCCGCGCACGCCACCGCGACCACCGCGACCGGCCGCCCCTGGCAGGGCGAGGCCGACCTCGCCGGCCGCACCCGGCCGGTGGTGGTCGTCTCGGCCCCATCGGGAGGCGCCGCACCGGCCGCCACCGACGCACCGATCGACACCACCACACCGCACAGCCTCGCCAACGGCGCCGTCCTCGTCCTCGTCCGGGCGGACGCCGCCTCCGTGGCGCCGGGGGCGCTCGCCGTGCTGCAGCAGCTCTGGGAGCTGGTCATCGCCCACTCCGACCACCGCGCCACCGACGCCGCGCCCAAGCACGCGGCGGCCTCCCGCGCCTCCGCCAACGCCCGCGCCCGGGCGATCGCCGAGTTCACCGGCACGCACAGCGCCGCGCTCAGCGCGATCCTGGCGCCGCTGCGCTCGGCCGACCTGGACGACGCCGCCGCGCGCCGCAGCGCCACCGAGCTGGCCGTCACGGCCCTGCTCGACCTGCGCCAGGGCGCCGAGCTGGACCGTACGCTCAGCGAGGAGCCCGCCGACGCCGCGTTCGCCCGGCTCGTACGGGAGTTGCGCCCGCTGCTGCGGCACACCCGGGTCCGGCTGGACGCGGCGCCGCCCGCCGAGTCCGCCCGCTCCGTCCCGGCCGATGCCGCGCACACCGCCCGCGATGCCGTCCGGGTGGCCGTGCTGCTGATGCTGGAGCAGGAGAAGCCGACCCGCCTGCACGTGAGTTGGCGGTTCACCCCGGAGGACGCGCTGCGGGCGGTGGTCCGCGGTGACGGCCTGGGCGTGCTGGCCGTCGACGCCCTCGCCGTCCACCGCACCGCGGACCGGATCACCGCCCTCGGCGGCCGCTGCACCGTCGAGGCCGTCCCCGGCTGGGGCACCACGGTGACGGTCGACCTGCCGCTCGCCCTGCCCGAGCCCGCCCTCGCCACCGACCCGCTGGACGGCCTCCAACCGCGGGAGTCGGAAGTCCTCGACCAGCTCGCCCAGGGCCGCCGCAACCGTGACATCGCGGCGGCGCTGCACATCAGCGAGTCGACGGTGAAGTTCCACGTCGCCAACATCCTGGCCAAGCTGGGCGTGGCCTCGCGCGGCGAGGCGGCGGCCCTGGCACACCGCGCGGGGATGCCCGCCGGCACGGTGGGGCTGCACGTGGCGTCCTGAACACGTGGCGTCCTTGAACACGTGGCGTCCTGAGCCCGCGGCCCCTCGCCGGCCGCCGCCGCACCACCCACCCCCTCCACAACTCCCCTGGAGACAGGCGACATGGCCGAACCCCCCGGAGCCGCCGCCACCACCGACCGACCGGGCACCTGGGATCCCACCGCCCCCGGCATCCTGCGGCTGCCCTCCGGCCGCCTGCTGCGCGGACGCGGCCTCACCCGCCCGCTGCCCGCCGGCCCCCGGCCCGACTTCGGCCTCTACCTGCTGGGCCGACCGCCCAAGGGCCTCGACTGGGAACACCGCTGGGTGCGCTGGCCTGACTTCCGGCTGCCCGCCGACCGCGCGGACGCCGCCGACGCCTTCCGCGAGGCCTGGCGGCGCTGCGCGACCGAACGCGTCGAACTCGCCTGCGCCGGCGGCCGCGGCCGCACGGGCACCGCCCTCGCCTGCATCGCCGTCCTGGACGGCGTCCCGGCCACCGAGGCGGTCGCCTACGTGCGGGAGCACTACAGCCGGCACGCCGTCGAGACGCCCTGGCAACGGAAGTTCGTCGAACGCCCGGCCTGACCCCGATGCGTAGGAAGCGGTGGGCGGTGGACGCCAGCCCGGCTCCGTGGGTGGGCAGACTCGGAGGACCCGCCGCACCAGCCGCGCCCCTGAGGTGCGCAGACATCACGGACAGCCGCCCGGCGTAGCGCCGGCGGGCCTCAGGTCTTGCGCAGGTCCGGTGCCGGGGCGCCGATCAGCAGCCGTCGTACCGCGTCCCAGGCCGCGCGGAGGGCGGCCGCGCAGGCGCGGGTGTCGGAGCCGAGCAGGCGCAGCCAGGCGCCACTGTCCTGCGGGAGCACGCTGACGCCGTGGAGCAGGCCGCGGTCGGCCAGGGCGTCGTGCAGGGCGTCGGCGATCCGGGCGGCCGGGGCGAGCGGGCTGAGGACGTACAGGCTGGACATCACGTCGTGTCCGGCGAGGACGGCCGGGCCGGTGACCCCGGCGCCGCCCACTCCCCCACCGGGGCCGGGGGGCTCCAGCCGTACGGTGTCGACCGCCACCAACTCGCCGTCCGGGCGCCGCACTTCGAGGTCCGAGGCGAACACCCGGTAGGCGTTGCGCTCGCCGCGGGCGAGGCGGCCGGCCAGGACGGTCTCGCCGAGCAGGACCGTCGCGCCCGGGTCGACGGTCAGGACGGTGCGCTGGTAGAACCGGGAGTCCACGAAGGGGATCACCGGCTCGGGCAGGTACTCGACGTAGGCGCCGGGGCCGGCGTCCAGGTGGAGGAGCTGTGTCGCGTAGTCGAACTCCATCCGGTAGACCTTGGTGGCCGCCTGGGTGGTGAGGTGGACCGCCGTGTCGGCGCCGCAGCGCACGTCCGTCCGCAGCCGGTCGGCCTGCAGGATGCCGCCGCCGGTGGACAGCAGGAAGGTGACGGCGAGGTCGGGGCGGGCCGGGTCGAAGTACAGCGGGCGCATGATCTGCAGCGGCGACTTCTGGTAGTGGCCGGTGAGTTCGGTGCGCCTGCCGACCTTGTCGAAGGCCAGTTCCAGCAGCCCGACCTTGCCGGGGCGCCCGACCGCGAGGGTGTCGGGCGTCCCGGCGTGCCGGCGGACCTCGTACGGGACGCGGGCCGGTTCGTAGTGCCGCGGGTCGAGCCGGGGCACCGCCTCCGGTGCGACGGCCCGGACGGCCTCCTCCGTTTCGGGGGCGGCCGTCACGACCTCGGAGGCGGCCGTCACGCCGGAACCTTGCGGAAGGTCTCCAGGAAGGCGGCGATCTCCTCCAGCCCTTCCCCCGTCAGGCAGTTGGTGAGCACCACCGGCCCGCCCTCGCGCACCCGGTGGGCGTCGGACTCCATGATGCCGAGGTCGGCGCGGACGTACTGGGCGATGTCGATCTTGTTGATGACCAGCAGGTCCGACTCGGTGATGCCCGGGCCGCGCTTGCGGGGCATCTTCTCGCCCTCGGCGGTGTCGAGGACGAACAGGAACAGGTCCACCAGCACCGGGCTGAAGGTCAGCGTGAGGTTGTCGCCGCCGGACTCGAACAGCAGGGTGTCGACGTCCGGGAAGCGCTCCAGCATCTCGGCGCCGGCCGCGAGGTTCATCGTCGGGTCGTCGCGGACGGCGGTGTGCGGACAGGCGCCGGTCTCCACGCCGACCACCCGTTCCGGATCCAGCACCCCGGCGAGGGTGCGGCGCACGTGCTCGGCGTCCTCCTGGGTGTAGATGTCGTTGGTGATGACCGCGGGCGGTGGCCGCGCGCGATCAGTACCGGGACGAGCGCCTCGATCAGCGCCGTCTTGCCGGATCCCACCGGCCCGCCGATGCCCACCCGGAGCACGTTCTCGGTCATGGGGTCTCCTCCACTGGTCTCGTTCACTCGTGGGTCTGGTCAGCTCGTGGGTGTGGTCAGCTCGTGGGTGTGTTCAGCTCATGGGTGTGTTCAGCTCGTGGGTGTGGTCGACTCGCGGGCGTGGTCAGCTCGCGAACAGCCGGGCCTCGGCCCGCTCGTGTCGTCCGGACATCGCGTCGGCGACCGGCACGCAGCCGCCGAGATCCGCCAAGTCCCGTACCAGAGCGGCCGCGACGACCTCCCGGATCACTGGGGCGGCCGCCCGCAGCACCACCTGTGCCCGGCGGTGGTCGGTGAGCCGCAGGCGCAGGGCGGCACCGACGAAGCTCGTGCAGAACGCGAACAGGTCGCCGGTGACGGCCTGTTCGACGGGCACGGCGGCCGAGGCGTAGGCCACCCCGGCGGCCACCGCCTGGCAGCCGGGGGCGCGCTTGTCCGCGACCAGCGCCGCGTACTGCTCCAGGGCCTCGCCGCCCACCGACTCCCTTGCGATGTCCAGGAGTTGGCGTCCGGTCCTGGTGGCGGCCAGTCGCAGCTCGCGGTTGAGCCGGGTGGCGTGCAGCCGCCGGTCGGTCTCGGCCAGCAGCTCCCAGTCGCCCGCCGTGGCGGCCCGGTGGGCGAGGACGAGCGCGGTGGCGTCGGACGGTCCGACGCCGTGCCGCAGCAGGTCGGTGAGCAGTGCGGGCATGGTGTCGGGGGTGACGGCCTTGGCCTGGGCGTAGCCCTCCAGGCCGTGCGAGAGGGTGTAGAAGCCGCTGGGGAAGGCGGAGTCGCTCAGTTGGAGGCAGACCAGCAGCGCGTCCAACCCGTCGTCGGTGCCCACGCCTGCGTCAGCGGCGGTGCCGGTGCCGGTGCCGGTCACGCGAGGTAGAACAGGTGGTTGAGCGGCAGTTCGCGGGCCGGCTCGATGGTGGCGGGCTCGCCGTCCAGGGTGACCTTGTAGGTCTCCGGGTCGACCGCGATCTTCGGCAGCGCGTCGTTGCGCACCATGTGCTGCTTGCCGACCGAGCGGCACCGTCGCACCGGCAACACCCGGCTTTCCAGGCCCAGTTGGGCCGGGACTCCGAGGTCCACCGCGGCCTGGGACATGAAGGAGACCCGGGTCGCCTGCCGGGCCCGGCCGTACGCGCCGAACATCGGGCGGTAGTAGACCGGTTGCGGGGTGGGCAGCGAGGCGTTCGGGTCGCCCATCAGCGCCCAGTTGATCACCCCGCCCTTGATCACCATCTTGGGCTTGGCGGCGAAGGAGTTGATCGGCCAGAGCACGATGTCGGCGAGCTTGCCGGGTTCCAGCGAGCCGATGTGGTCGGCGGTGCCGGAGGCGACGGCCGGGTTGATGGTGAGTTTGGCGAGGTAGCGCAGCACCCGGACGTTGTCGTGCCGTTCGCTGTCCCCGGCCAGCTTGCCGCGCCGGTCCTTGCAGTGGTGGGCGGTCTGGAAGGCGAGGGTGAAGGTCTCCCCGATCCGGCCCATCGCCTGCGAGTCGGAGGAGAAGATCGAGATGACGCCCTCGTCGTGCAGCACGGTCTCGGCGGCGATGGTCTCGGCGCGCACCCGGGAGTCGGCGAAGGAGACGTCCTCGGGGATGTCGTGGCTGAGGTGGTGGCAGACCATCACCATGTCGAGCAGTTCGTCCACCGAGTTGACGGTGTAGGGCAGCGTCGGATTGGTGGAGGAGGGCAGGACGTTGGGCTCGCCGGCGATCCGCATGATGTCGGGGGCGTGGCCGCCGCCCGCGCCCTCGGTGTGGAAGGTGTGGATGGTGCGGCCGTCGATCGCGGACAGGGTGTCCTCGAAGTAGCCGGACTCGTTGAGGGTGTCCGTGTGGATGGCCACCTGGACGTCGTACTCGTCGGCGACGCCCAGCGCGCTGTCGATCGCGGCCGGGGTGCTGCCCCAGTCCTCGTGCACCTTGAGGCCGCACACGCCCGCCTCGACCTGCTCGCGCAGTGCGCCGGGCAGCGCGCCGTTGCCCTTGCCGAGCAGGCCGACGTTGACGGGCAGGTCCTCGACCGCCTGGTACATCCGGTGGATGTTCCACGGGCCGGGGGTGCAGGTGGTGCCGTTGGTGCCGTCGGAGGGGCCGGTGCCGCCGCCGATCAGGGTGGTGATGCCGTTGCTGAGCGCCTCCTGCACCTGCTGCGGGGAGATGAAGTGGATGTGGGTGTCGATGCCGCCGGCGGTGGCGATCAGGTGCTCGCCGGAGATCGCCTCGGTACCGGGGCCGATCACCAGCTTCGGGTGCACACCGCTCTGGGTGTGCGGGTTGCCGGCCTTGCCGACGGCGGTGATGAAGCCGTCCTTGACGCCGATGTCGCCCTTGACGACGCCGAGCACCGGGTCCAGGACGACCACGTTGGTGATGACCAGGTCGAGCGCGCCCTGCACGGAGGTGGCGGCCGGGTCCTGGGCCATGCCGTCGCGGATGCCCTTTCCACCGCCGTAGACGGCCTCGTCGCCGTAGTGGCCCTGGTTGAAGTCCTGTTCGACCTCGACCACGAGGTTGGTGTCGGCGAGGTGGAAGCGGTCGCCGACGGTCGGGCCGAACAGGTCGGTGTACTGCTTGCGGGAGAGGATGGCCATCAGCGCTCGCCTTCCGGGCGGGTCTCCGTGTGGAAGTCCCGGGGCCGGTCTTCCTTGTGGTCGAGGTTGGTGCCCTTGAAGCCGCGGGCGATGGCCCGGTCGATGGCCCGGGCGCGGGTGGCGGGCGCGGTGGTGCCGCCGTCCACCAGGTTGCTGAAGCCGACCAGGCGGCGGTGGCCGCCGAACTCGGCGAGCGTGACGTCCTTGGTGT
The genomic region above belongs to Streptomyces sp. 1331.2 and contains:
- a CDS encoding helix-turn-helix transcriptional regulator, whose product is MDGADSADGADGAEGAEGGGGVIGTRDADSADERWRQAWARPEDALALAVEVLRTPRPDLLPRLSRTLATLVPHVAIAQLSGVCTFSPTHSHGLPELVDGISGLELSRLAAHATATTATGRPWQGEADLAGRTRPVVVVSAPSGGAAPAATDAPIDTTTPHSLANGAVLVLVRADAASVAPGALAVLQQLWELVIAHSDHRATDAAPKHAAASRASANARARAIAEFTGTHSAALSAILAPLRSADLDDAAARRSATELAVTALLDLRQGAELDRTLSEEPADAAFARLVRELRPLLRHTRVRLDAAPPAESARSVPADAAHTARDAVRVAVLLMLEQEKPTRLHVSWRFTPEDALRAVVRGDGLGVLAVDALAVHRTADRITALGGRCTVEAVPGWGTTVTVDLPLALPEPALATDPLDGLQPRESEVLDQLAQGRRNRDIAAALHISESTVKFHVANILAKLGVASRGEAAALAHRAGMPAGTVGLHVAS
- a CDS encoding urease accessory protein UreD, with the protein product MPRLDPRHYEPARVPYEVRRHAGTPDTLAVGRPGKVGLLELAFDKVGRRTELTGHYQKSPLQIMRPLYFDPARPDLAVTFLLSTGGGILQADRLRTDVRCGADTAVHLTTQAATKVYRMEFDYATQLLHLDAGPGAYVEYLPEPVIPFVDSRFYQRTVLTVDPGATVLLGETVLAGRLARGERNAYRVFASDLEVRRPDGELVAVDTVRLEPPGPGGGVGGAGVTGPAVLAGHDVMSSLYVLSPLAPAARIADALHDALADRGLLHGVSVLPQDSGAWLRLLGSDTRACAAALRAAWDAVRRLLIGAPAPDLRKT
- a CDS encoding protein-tyrosine phosphatase family protein produces the protein MAEPPGAAATTDRPGTWDPTAPGILRLPSGRLLRGRGLTRPLPAGPRPDFGLYLLGRPPKGLDWEHRWVRWPDFRLPADRADAADAFREAWRRCATERVELACAGGRGRTGTALACIAVLDGVPATEAVAYVREHYSRHAVETPWQRKFVERPA
- a CDS encoding urease accessory protein UreF; this encodes MTGTGTGTAADAGVGTDDGLDALLVCLQLSDSAFPSGFYTLSHGLEGYAQAKAVTPDTMPALLTDLLRHGVGPSDATALVLAHRAATAGDWELLAETDRRLHATRLNRELRLAATRTGRQLLDIARESVGGEALEQYAALVADKRAPGCQAVAAGVAYASAAVPVEQAVTGDLFAFCTSFVGAALRLRLTDHRRAQVVLRAAAPVIREVVAAALVRDLADLGGCVPVADAMSGRHERAEARLFAS
- a CDS encoding NADP-dependent oxidoreductase encodes the protein MTKAIAFNEYGDLDVLRPADIELPAPGPGQVRVAVRAVGVNPLDHKVRSGAMVDIFPVTFPAVPGYELSGVVEAVGQGVSGFAPGDEVFGAVMGGAYAEQALVPAEQLGRKPASLGWEEAAAIPVAAETSERALDVLGVQPGETLLVHGAAGGVGTVLLQFARARGITVIGTASEANHDHLRALGAIPVTYGDGLAERVRAVAPGGVDRVLDAVGQGGVLPLSVELAGSADRVLTIADFVGAEQHGIRFTGGTETVLYHQRAYATALALHEAGTLRLPLHRVLPLAEAAEAQRISEGGHLRGKVVLTV
- the ureC gene encoding urease subunit alpha gives rise to the protein MAILSRKQYTDLFGPTVGDRFHLADTNLVVEVEQDFNQGHYGDEAVYGGGKGIRDGMAQDPAATSVQGALDLVITNVVVLDPVLGVVKGDIGVKDGFITAVGKAGNPHTQSGVHPKLVIGPGTEAISGEHLIATAGGIDTHIHFISPQQVQEALSNGITTLIGGGTGPSDGTNGTTCTPGPWNIHRMYQAVEDLPVNVGLLGKGNGALPGALREQVEAGVCGLKVHEDWGSTPAAIDSALGVADEYDVQVAIHTDTLNESGYFEDTLSAIDGRTIHTFHTEGAGGGHAPDIMRIAGEPNVLPSSTNPTLPYTVNSVDELLDMVMVCHHLSHDIPEDVSFADSRVRAETIAAETVLHDEGVISIFSSDSQAMGRIGETFTLAFQTAHHCKDRRGKLAGDSERHDNVRVLRYLAKLTINPAVASGTADHIGSLEPGKLADIVLWPINSFAAKPKMVIKGGVINWALMGDPNASLPTPQPVYYRPMFGAYGRARQATRVSFMSQAAVDLGVPAQLGLESRVLPVRRCRSVGKQHMVRNDALPKIAVDPETYKVTLDGEPATIEPARELPLNHLFYLA